CGGCGAGTTCGTCGGCTCGCGCTACGGCATCGGCCTGCTGATCAACGTCGCCAAGGGCTCGTTCGACGCCGCCGGCATGTATGCGGCGATCGTCATCGTCATGGTCGTGGCGCTGGCGGCCGAATATGTCATGACCCTGGTCGAGCAACGCCTGGCGAAATGGCGGCCGCAGCCCCTGCACGAGACGCAGTAGGAACGCTTCGAGCCCGGCAGCGGTGGCGCCGGAAGCGCTGCCGCGCCTTCTGTGCCGCAGAGCCTCCGACGTCAGACGTAAGGCGTCCCGACGAGCGCGGCGTCGACGCCGGCGAAGCCGCGGTCCATCACGCTCACGAAAGCCGCCTCGGGCTTTCGGTTCTCGCGAAAGGCGCGGAGCGCCTCGCCATAGGCGACCACCAGCGTGGCCATCAGCATTGCCGCTGCGAGACGCGCGTCGGGATCGGCCTGCGACCGGCCCGCTGCGTCGGACAGCAGTCCGGCAAGATCGTCGGCGAGCGTCACCTGAAGCTCGCGCGCGCGCGCCGTCAGCGCCGGGCTCTCCGCGACGGTGCGCCAGAACCGGACGGGCCGCTCCGTGATCCTGAACAAAGGGTGTTGCGTCTCGACCAGCGCACGCATCAGCGTCTGGAACGCGTCGACCGGCGGCTGCCTACCGCGACCGGCGAGCGCTTCCCGCACCAGGGCCCGCCCTTCCTCCTCGCGATCGAAGACCAGATCCTCCTTCCGGGGGAAGTAGTTGAACACCGTCTTTCTGGCGACGCCCGCTTCATCGGCGATCTCGGCGACGGAGACGTTCTCGAAGCCGCGTTCGACGAACAGGCGTGTTGCGACGTCGGAGATCGCCTGGCGCGTCACCTCCTTCTTGCGGTCTCGGAGTCCGGGTCGGTTTGACATGTCGGTATTTATACCATAAGTAAATTTACACTGAGTATAAAAATTGTGCCCTATCGGGGAAGCCGACGAGCATCGCCGCAGCCGGCGCGGGCCCGAGGGGCGCTTGAGGACTTTCGCCTTGATCTATGATGTCGTGATCGCCGGAGCCGGCCCCGTCGGCTTGTTTCTCGCCTGTGAGCTGCGTCTCGCCGGCGTCTCGGTGCTGGTGCTGGAGCAAGCCGAGAACCCCAGCTCGCCCTTGAAGCGGCTGCCATTCGGGATGCGCGGCCTTTCCGTGCCCACCATCGAAGCCTTCTATCGCCGCGGATTGCTGAACGACATCGCGGCGCCGCAGCGCGCGAAAGACGGCCCGGATGGCAACAGCGCTCCGGGTGCTGCGCATTGGATGCAGCAGCCGCGCCGTCCGGGCGGCCATTTTGCCGGCATCCAGTTCTACCACGACACCATCGACACCTCGAAGTGGCCGTATCGCCTGCCAGGTCCGGCCAGCACCAGCATGGCGATCGAGCTGGAGCAGCTCGAATCCGCCCTGGCCGCTCGCACAAGCGCGATGGGGGCCGGGATCAGGCGCGGTCTCGCCGTCGAAAGCCTCGACCCGTCGGACGAGGACGTGACCATTCGCGCTGGCGGCGAGATTTTTCGCGGACGATGGCTCGTCGGCTGTGACGGCGGGCGCAGCACGGTGCGCAAGGCCGGCGGCTTCGAGTTCGTCGGCACCGATCCGGAGTTCACCGGCTATTCCGTTGAGGTCGAGATGGCCGATCCGGACAAGCTCGAGCCGGGCCGCCACTACACGCCGACGGGCATGTATACCTACCAAAAGCCCGGAACCGTCGCGATGGTCGATTTCGACGGGGGTGCCTTCCACCGCACCCGGCCGATCACGCTCGACCACGTGCAGGCGGTCCTGCGCCGGATCTCCGGCGCCGAGGTCACCGTCACGGCCCTCCGGCTTGCCACGACCTGGACGGATCGCGCCTTTCAGGCGACCGCTTACCGCAAGGGGCGGGTGCTGCTCGCCGGCGACGCCGCGCACATCCATTCTCCCCTGGGCGGCCAGGGGCTCAACCTCGGGCTCGGCGACGCGATGAACCTGGGCTGGAAGCTGGCTTCCACGATCCGCGGCGATGCGCCGGCCGGTCTGCTCGACAGCTATTGGAGCGAACGGCATCCGGTGGGAGCGCAGGTCCTCGACTGGTCGCGCGCCCAGGTCGCGCTGATGCGGCCGAGCCGGAGCTCGCGCGCGCTCGAAGCCATCATCCGCGATCTCATCGAGACGCGCGACGGGGCGACATACTTTGCCGAGCGCGTGTGGGCTGTTTCTCTCCGATACGATCTCGGCGGCAGCCACCCGCTGGTGGGCCGCAGCGCTCCCGACTTCGAGCTGGCCGACGGGACGAAGCTCGGCGATCTCCTCGGGACGGGCAGGGGCCTGATCCTCGACTTCGACGCTCGTGCGCCGCTCCGGGCGCTCGCCATGCGCTGGCGTGGTCGAATCGCCTATGTCGCCGGTGACGCCAGGGATCGGCTGGGCCTGAGCGCCGTTCTTGTCCGTCCCGATGGCGTCGTTGCCTGGGCCGTCGAGGCCGCCCCAGACCTCGAGGAAGCCGCCGAGGCCGCGTCGCGATGGTTCGGCGAGCCCGATGAGGAGCGTGAGCCTGCCTGAACCGGCCCACGCCGCGGCGATGGTCTCAAGGTTGCGATGTCGGCTAACCACCTTCCCTGCCGAGGATGAAGTGGTGCACCGCCTTGGCGAAGCCCTCGTCCTCGTTGCTGTCCGTCACCGCGCTCGCCTGCGCCTTCACCGCGTCGCTGGCATTGCCCATGGCGATGGAAAAGCCGCTCTGGCGGAACATCAGGACGTCGTTGGGCATGTCGCCGATGGTGGCGATCTCCTCGGCCGGGATGTGGAGGAGCCCGGACAGGGTGGTGACGACCGCGCCCTTGTTGGCCTGGGGGTGGGTGACGTCGAGATAGTAGCTCTGCGAGCGCACGGCGCTCGCCCGGTCGCCGAGGGCCGCCTGCGCCTTGGCCTCGCAGGCGGCGACGCGGTCGGCATCGTCGGAGACGCCGACGATCTTGGCGGCCTGTGCGAGGTGGGCATCGCTGAAGTCCTGCACCACCTTGGGATCGAATTTGATGATCCAGGCCTCGCGCGCCACGTGCGGCGCGTCGGGGTTGTGGATCAGCCATTCGTCGGGCGTGTAGACCCAGACGTCGAGGCCGGCATCGCGCATCAGCGTCACCGCTTCGCGTGCCGCGGCAGGGTCGAGCAGGTGGCTGCGCACCATGGAGAGGTCCGGCTTGACATAGACGCCGCCGTTGAAGCCGGCGATCGGGCCTTCGAGCGCCAGGGGCTCGAACAGCATGCGCATGCCGCGCGGCGGCCGGCTGCTGGTGATGGCGAAGGCGATGCCGGCCTGGCGCAACGCCAGGGCTGCGGCCTTGGCCTCCTCGGTCAGCACCTTGTCGTGGGTGACCAGCGTCCCGTCGACATCCGAGACGAGCAGGCGGATCTTGCGTCGGCCGGTCATGAGCGGCGCTCCGGCAGTCGGGTCTGGGGCTGCGTCAGCGGTGGCATGCGTCCTCCTTGGCCGAGATGGGGCGCGGCTATGCGGCACCGGTTGGCGCCGTTGCAGGCCGGCGGCGACAGCCAGGATTAGCACCTCCCCCGGCGGCCGGCGAGGCCTCTCAGGCGGCCGGCGCCGCCGGCGGCCCATGGGCGGGCAGCCGTACCTCGACGAGCAGGCCGGGCGGCGGCGTCCGGTCGCCGAGCTGCACCTGGCCCTCGTGCGACGACACGATCTCGCGGACGATGGCGAGGCCGAGGCCCGTGCCCTCGCTGCCGGCATCGGGCCGGCGATAGAAGCGCTCGAACACGCGTTCGCGGTCGGCGAGGGGGATGCCGGGACCGCTGTCCTCGATGGTGAGGACGACATCGCCGCCGGCCCGGCGCAGGCTCGCCGTCACCATGCCGCCGGCCGGCGTGTAGCGCAGGGCATTGTCGACCAGGTTGACGACGAGCTCGCGCAGCAGCGTCGAGTGACCCCAGAGCCGGAACGGTTCCGCAGCCGCCTCGAAGCCGAGGTCGATGTCGCGGGTGAGAGCCATCTGCGCCAGGCCCTCCAGCGCCTCGCGGGTCGTGGCGCCGAAATCCACCTCCGCCTTGCGCAGCGAAGCGCTGCCCTGCTCGGCGCGGGCGAGGAAGAGCAACTGGTTGGACAGGTGCGCCATCTGGTCCACCGAAGCGTCGACGGCGGCGAGGGCTTCGTCCTTGGCCCGCGGATCGGCCTCGCGCAGGCCGACATTGGCCTGGGTCTTGAGCAGGGCGAGCGGCGTGCGCAGCTGGTGCGCCGCGTTGGCGACGAAGCGTCGCTGCGTGGCGATCAGGCGCTGCACCCGGTCGAAAGCCTCGTTCAGGGCTTCGACCAGCGGTCGCAGCTCGGCCTGGACCTTGTCGGTCGCGAACGGCTTCAGCTCCGTCGGATCGCGCTCGACCACGGCTTCGCGCAGGCGCATCACCGGCGCAAGGCCGCGGCGCAGGCCGAACGCCGCCAGCAGGCCGGCGGCAGCCACGAGCAGGACCTGGTCGCGCAGCGCCTTGAGCCAGAGGCCGGTCACGAGCTTGTCGTGCGCCCGCAGGGTCTGGCCGACGGCCACGAGCGCGCTGCCGGGCCTTCCCGCGCCGATGATGGGCTGGGCGATGGCGACGGCGCGGATGGGCTGGTCGCGGAA
This region of Labrys wisconsinensis genomic DNA includes:
- a CDS encoding Cof-type HAD-IIB family hydrolase; amino-acid sequence: MTGRRKIRLLVSDVDGTLVTHDKVLTEEAKAAALALRQAGIAFAITSSRPPRGMRMLFEPLALEGPIAGFNGGVYVKPDLSMVRSHLLDPAAAREAVTLMRDAGLDVWVYTPDEWLIHNPDAPHVAREAWIIKFDPKVVQDFSDAHLAQAAKIVGVSDDADRVAACEAKAQAALGDRASAVRSQSYYLDVTHPQANKGAVVTTLSGLLHIPAEEIATIGDMPNDVLMFRQSGFSIAMGNASDAVKAQASAVTDSNEDEGFAKAVHHFILGREGG
- a CDS encoding sensor histidine kinase; protein product: MAPRSLRRELLAWLVVPLAAVVCFNVWTTYENASATAGLITDRTLLASARVIAERIRQSDGALEAPIPPSALEMFASDEPDRVIYHVTAPDGTLIAGYPDVMAPPQPPKGLEPVYFDAVFRDQPIRAVAIAQPIIGAGRPGSALVAVGQTLRAHDKLVTGLWLKALRDQVLLVAAAGLLAAFGLRRGLAPVMRLREAVVERDPTELKPFATDKVQAELRPLVEALNEAFDRVQRLIATQRRFVANAAHQLRTPLALLKTQANVGLREADPRAKDEALAAVDASVDQMAHLSNQLLFLARAEQGSASLRKAEVDFGATTREALEGLAQMALTRDIDLGFEAAAEPFRLWGHSTLLRELVVNLVDNALRYTPAGGMVTASLRRAGGDVVLTIEDSGPGIPLADRERVFERFYRRPDAGSEGTGLGLAIVREIVSSHEGQVQLGDRTPPPGLLVEVRLPAHGPPAAPAA
- a CDS encoding TetR/AcrR family transcriptional regulator, whose product is MTRQAISDVATRLFVERGFENVSVAEIADEAGVARKTVFNYFPRKEDLVFDREEEGRALVREALAGRGRQPPVDAFQTLMRALVETQHPLFRITERPVRFWRTVAESPALTARARELQVTLADDLAGLLSDAAGRSQADPDARLAAAMLMATLVVAYGEALRAFRENRKPEAAFVSVMDRGFAGVDAALVGTPYV
- a CDS encoding FAD-dependent monooxygenase; the protein is MIYDVVIAGAGPVGLFLACELRLAGVSVLVLEQAENPSSPLKRLPFGMRGLSVPTIEAFYRRGLLNDIAAPQRAKDGPDGNSAPGAAHWMQQPRRPGGHFAGIQFYHDTIDTSKWPYRLPGPASTSMAIELEQLESALAARTSAMGAGIRRGLAVESLDPSDEDVTIRAGGEIFRGRWLVGCDGGRSTVRKAGGFEFVGTDPEFTGYSVEVEMADPDKLEPGRHYTPTGMYTYQKPGTVAMVDFDGGAFHRTRPITLDHVQAVLRRISGAEVTVTALRLATTWTDRAFQATAYRKGRVLLAGDAAHIHSPLGGQGLNLGLGDAMNLGWKLASTIRGDAPAGLLDSYWSERHPVGAQVLDWSRAQVALMRPSRSSRALEAIIRDLIETRDGATYFAERVWAVSLRYDLGGSHPLVGRSAPDFELADGTKLGDLLGTGRGLILDFDARAPLRALAMRWRGRIAYVAGDARDRLGLSAVLVRPDGVVAWAVEAAPDLEEAAEAASRWFGEPDEEREPA